In Thunnus maccoyii chromosome 3, fThuMac1.1, whole genome shotgun sequence, the following proteins share a genomic window:
- the LOC121894060 gene encoding glutathione hydrolase 7-like, translating into MEVSPETKLNKQSTFSYKSFDDSSQSADGSSPSDFTCDSNKKHVEDADLSHLPKQIPLTQLASGSPNLYERGLSNLKETNKDRSSQDTLILVYATSIIFATGATIALILQIYLGGSSVFIKGVLVSDHERCTALGQRVLNDLGSSVDAAIAATLCLGVVHPHVSGIGGGGVMLVHDIHKNETSLINFQGTAPKTLKEEMLQNGLELKADLQVGVPGMLRGLHQAHRLYGSLSWKDVVTRAADVAKEGFNVSHSLAEAISKVKDEKLLQRFRTVFLPDGRALRPGSFLRMPSLAGVLEAGLSNFYNGNLSQEMEDEVRANGGVLSREDISNYSVQVKKPVEGLFNEFIIQVPPPPSVGAALISALNLLEGLNLSENNNTENQTYHQTAEALKASLAMASGLGDPKYNSSVNDLLFDILSKNHADVLRQRINHSSTSLPEHYSTVPSLQTELVAGQVVVMGPDDLMVSVASSLNRPFGSRIITQSGVILNSLILDFSWPNKTRGQLQTNQRNRVQPGKRPLSPLMPTIVVPAWHKCGIYMALSGSDKHSLSAITKVLIRALSDYKEKNNSLSLRRLHPQLQPNRLHAESEFPEESVQFLQAKGHVVQRVKTNTVVQGILRNKDIIKAIAVPQLFK; encoded by the exons ATGGAAGTCTCCCCTGAAACAAAACTTAACAAGCAGTCAACTTTCAGTTACAAAAGTTTTGATGATTCATCTCAGTCGGCTGATGGCTCATCACCAAGTGACTTCACCTGTGATTCAAACAAAAAGCATGTGGAGGATGCAG ATCTCAGTCACCTCCCAAAACAGATCCCTCTGACACAGCTGGCCTCTGGTAGCCCAAATTTATATGAAAGAGGCTTATCCAACCTCAAAGAGACAAACAAGGACCGCTCCAGTCAGGACACGCTCATACTGGTTTATGCCACATCTATCATCTTTGCCACTGGAGCGACCATTGCTTTGATCCTGCAAATTTACCTCGGGGGAAGCTCG GTCTTCATAAAAGGTGTGCTGGTGTCGGATCATGAACGCTGCACAGCACTCGGCCAGCGGGTCCTTAATGATCTCGGCTCCAGTGTGGATGCAGCCATCGCTGCCACTCTGTGTTTGGGTGTTGTGCATCCACATGTGTCAGGTATTGGTGG AGGAGGGGTGATGCTGGTTCATGACATCCATAAGAATGAAACCAGCTTAATAAATTTTCAGGGAactgcaccaaaaacactcaaagaGGAAATGCTACAGAATGGCTTAGAGCTAAAG gcaGATCTGCAAGTAGGAGTGCCAGGTATGCTCAGAGGGTTACACCAAGCTCACAGGCTGTATGGAAG TTTATCTTGGAAGGATGTGGTTACCAGAGCAGCTGACGTAGCCAAAGAGGGTTTTAATGTGTCTCACAGTCTCG CTGAGGCAATATCGAAAGTAAAAGATGAGAAGCTATTGCAACGTTTCAGGACTGTATTTCTCCCCGACGGCCGAGCTCTGCGTCCTGGTTCATTTCTGAGGATGCCCAGTCTGGCTGGAGTCTTGGAAGCTGGCCTGTCGAATTTCTACAATGGAAACTTATCACAAGAGATGGAGGATGAG GTGCGAGCCAACGGAGGGGTCTTGAGCAGAGAGGACATCAGTAACTACAGTGTACAAGTAAAGAAACCAGTGGAAGGCCTGTTCAATG AGTTTATAATTCAAGTTCCTCCTCCCCCATCTGTTGGTGCAGCATTGATATCGGCTCTCAACCTCTTAGAGGGACTTAATCTCAGTGAGAACAAtaacacagaaaatcaaacatACCACCAGACTGCTGAG GCTCTGAAAGCATCTCTGGCTATGGCAAGTGGTCTGGGTGACCCTAAATATAACTCTTCAGTGAATGATCTTCTCTTTGACATACTGAG CAAGAATCACGCTGACGTGCTTCGACAGAGGATCAATCACTCCAGTACATCTCTACCTGAACACTACTCCACTGTCCCCTCCCTCCAGACTGAGCTGGTGGCTGGACAGGTAGTGGTAATGGGACCAGATGACCTCATGGTGTCAGTGGCCAG TTCCCTGAACAGGCCATTTGGGAGCAGAATCATAACGCAGTCAGGCGTTATTCTAAACAGCCTAATCCTCGACTTCTCCTGGCCAAACAAAACCCGAGGGCAACTCCAAACCAACCAG AGAAACAGAGTCCAGCCTGGGAAGAGGCCCCTGTCCCCTCTCATGCCCACAATAGTGGTGCCAGCCTGGCATAAATGTGGGATCTACATGGCACTAAGCGGCTCAGACAAACACAGTTTGAGCGCGATTACCAAG GTGTTGATAAGGGCACTGTCTGattataaagagaaaaacaacagcctTTCCCTGAGAAGACTCCATCCCCAACTTCAACCAAACAGACTTCACGCTGAGT CTGAGTTTCCAGAAGAGAGTGTGCAATTTTTGCAAGCAAAGGGCCACGTAGTTCAAAGGGTGAAGACAAACACCGTTGTCCAGGGGATCCTGAGGAACAAAGATATCATCAAGGCCATAGCTGTACCTCAATTATTTAAATAG
- the snai1a gene encoding snail family zinc finger 1a, with the protein MPRSFLVKKYFAKQKPNYSELECQNDTSLERYPLAELTSGVNTSTATCFTTGLVWDLSVLPALYLPTSQTEPSATPGPLDLSSPSSLSSSASSSGEEDEGRTSDPPSPEPAHTYAPRQRMKCTGVMAHVSPPEEEEEREAPVTAARPAFLCKHCPKEYTSLGALKMHIRSHTLPCVCTTCGKAFSRPWLLRGHIRTHTGERPFSCPHCNRAFADRSNLRAHLQTHAEVKKYQCSVCSRTFSRMSLLQKHSSSGCCSATV; encoded by the exons ATGCCTCGATCTTTCTTGGTCAAGAAGTACTTCGCTAAACAAAAGCCAAACTACAGTGAACTGGAATGTCAGAATG ACACTTCACTGGAGCGGTATCCTCTTGCTGAGCTCACATCAGGGGTCAACACCTCCACTGCCACCTGCTTCACAACAGGCCTGGTGTGGGACCTAAGTGTCCTGCCTGCCCTCTACCTGCCCACCTCCCAAACAGAGCCCTCTGCCACCCCAGGCCCACTGGACCTCAGCTCCCCGTCCAGCCTCAGCAGCAGTGCCAGCAGTAGTGGAGAAGAGGATGAAGGGCGCACATCGGATCCCCCCAGCCCTGAACCCGCACACACGTATGCCCCTCGTCAGCGGATGAAATGCACCGGCGTTATGGCCCACGTCAGTCCcccagaggaagaggaggagagggaggccCCCGTCACAGCAGCCAGGCCAGCCTTCCTCTGCAAACACTGCCCCAAAGAGTACACCAGCCTGGGGGCTCTGAAGATGCACATCCGCTCACACACCCTTCCATGTGTGTGTACCACCTGTGGAAAGGCTTTCTCCAGGCCGTGGCTGCTGCGCGGCCACatccgcacacacacag gtgAGCGCCCGTTCTCCTGCCCCCATTGCAACCGGGCCTTTGCCGACCGCTCCAACCTGCGTGCTCATCTGCAGACCCACGCTGAGGTGAAGAAGTACCAGTGCAGCGTCTGCTCTCGCACCTTCAGTCGCATGTCGTTGCTGCAGAAACACAGCTCCTCAGGGTGCTGCTCGGCCACGGTGTGA
- the cyldb gene encoding ubiquitin carboxyl-terminal hydrolase CYLD, with protein sequence MEADTVVKEKFFIVIRGKSKKGFCRGCIGRVEAETQRGELMGLLYCGGSSAGSPKKGGIVRREDTYPLTRHQAQLLLFVSSTSRRLELLCNPQLFTAICELSQDDLVVVKHKKGHLPALVKNLMQIGRKENKDDLHMLGFEVEFVDSDRNLSSKKPAPLPLFSAADVVQVVPSYSVPLGLHWRDGQCGGLNRKAVTRINSMPNIGSRGRQVRENHTEQSVTQSQSPSTSHVPLEVGSMVEVVSNSGITVYGVIRWLGVLGGKTDEWAGIELDYEVNGCSDGKYGSQRYFTCKGNRALFVPVTKCSPDSRFVSSSTERETPKPTETPPDLPFEDSEEDAPPIPESEALSLLVGKMKGIQGHVNSCYLDATLFSLFSSSVTLDNICQKPADTKQPITCTLRKIINRLRRQGIVPAESVMNFRKQLGCDTFRTEEKDPEEFITVLFQKVLCVEPLLKLRSRGETSQGAYTFQIFLEKEQMAQMPTVQQLLDKSCLSCDLKFEEMPSCLIVQMPRFGNKYKMFSHIIPSTELDITDLLYNSPRECFVCGHLAEHECLQCLPDRKLQPGRIKQYCTTCNTQVHAHPSRQGHSPKALAVPAEVPTDAPVPKHMMELFAVLCIQTSHYVSFVKYSPDPHSWLFFDSMADRCGDDQSGYNIPEIRACPELGDFLSQSEEEQARANPSHAPELVRRLLCDSYMFLYQNPATPLSKPNPQEP encoded by the exons ATGGAGGCCGACACTGTAGTAAAGGAGAAGTTTTTCATCGTGATACGCGGGAAGTCGAAGAAAGGCTTCTGCCGAGGATGTATTGGCCGTGTGGAGGCAGAGACGCAGCGTGGAGAGCTGATGGGGCTTCTGTACTGCGGAGGCAGCAGCGCAGGGAGCCCCAAGAAGGGAGGCATcgtgaggagagaggacacgTACCCTCTGACCCGCCACCAGGCCCAGCTTCTGCTTTTTGTGTCCTCCACAAGCAGACGCCTGGAGCTGCTGTGTAACCCCCAGCTGTTCACTGCCATCTGTGAGCTGTCTCAGGATGACCTGGTGGTGGTGAAGCACAAGAAAGGACACCTGCCGGCCCTGGTGAAGAACCTGATGCAGATTGGGAGGAAGGAGAATAAAGATGACCTGCACATGCTTGGCTTTGAGGTGGAATTTGTG GACAGTGATCGTAATTTGTCATCCAAGAAACCTGCTCCTCTGCCCCTGTTCAGTGCCGCAGACGTCGTCCAAGTCGTCCCATCTTACTCCGTCCCCCTCGGGCTGCACTGGAGAGACGGCCAATGTGGGG GTCTAAACAGAAAAGCGGTGACACGCATCAACTCCATGCCAAATATTGGATCTCGTGGACGACAAGTGAGAGAGAACCACACAGAGCAGAGCGTCACTCAGAGCCAAAGTCCCAGCACATCTCATGTGCCTCTGGAGGTGGGGTCCATGGTGGAGGTGGTGTCCAACTCAGGCATCACAGTGTATGGGGTCATCCGGTGGCTGGGGGTCCTTGGAGGAAAGACTGATGAATGGGCTGGGATTGAATTG GACTATGAGGTGAATGGCTGCTCTGATGGGAAGTATGGAAGTCAGAGATATTTCACCTGCAAAGGAAACCGGGCTTTGTTTGTTCCTGTCACAAAGTGCAGCCCTGATAGCAGGTTTGTCAGCTCCTCTACAGAAAGGGAGACCCCCAAACCCACCGAAACACCTCCAG ATCTTCCGTTTGAGGACTCAGAGGAGGATGCACCACCTATCCCTGAATCAGAGGCCTTGTCTTTGTTAGTGGGAAAAATGAAAGGGATTCAGGGCCACGTCAACTCCTGTTACCTTGATGCCACACTCTTCAG TTTGTTCAGCTCATCAGTGACCCTGGATAATATCTGCCAGAAGCCCGCTGACACAAAACAACCCATAACTTGCACTCTGAGAAAAATCATCAACCGTTTACGCAG ACAAGGGATTGTGCCTGCTGAGAGTGTGATGAATTTCCGCAAACAGCTTGGCTGCGACACCTTCAGAACAGAGGAAAAAG ACCCAGAAGAGTTCATCACAGTCCTCTTTCAGAAGGTGCTTTGCGTAGAGCCGCTACTTAAGCTCAG ATCAAGAGGAGAAACATCTCAGGGTGCTTACACCTTCCAGATCTTTCTGGAAAAGGAGCAGATGGCACAGATGCCCACAGTCCAACAGCTGCTGGATAAATCCTGCCTGTCATGTGACCTCAAGTTTGAAGAG ATGCCGTCCTGTCTAATAGTTCAGATGCCGAGGTTTGGAAACAAGTATAAGATGTTTTCTCACATCATTCCCTCCACGGAGCTGGACATCACAGATCTCCTGTATAACT CTCCTAGGGAATGCTTTGTCTGTGGGCATTTGGCAGAGCACGAGTGTCTCCAGTGTCTCCCAGATCGCAAACTGCAGCCAGGGAGAATCAAACAGTACTGCACTACCTGCAACACACAG gtgCATGCTCATCCCTCACGGCAGGGTCACTCCCCCAAAGCACTTGCAGTACCAGCGGAGGTACCCACTGATGCACCTGTGCCCAAGCACATGATGGAACTGTTTGCTGTGCTCTGCATTCAAACAAGCCACTATGTGTCCTTTGTCAAATACAGCCCTGACCCCCACTCTTGGCTCTTCTTTGACAGCATGGCAGACAGATGCG GTGACGATCAAAGTGGCTACAACATTCCAGAGATCCGAGCTTGTCCAGAGCTGGGTGACTTCCTGTCCCagtcagaggaggagcaggCTCGTGCCAACCCCTCTCATGCTCCTGAACTAGTGCGCAGACTGCTGTGTGACTCCTACATGTTTTTATACCAGAACCCAGCAACGCCACTTTCAAAGCCAAACCCTCAGGAGCCTTAA